The Candidatus Azobacteroides pseudotrichonymphae genomovar. CFP2 region TGCTGTCAGTTGATGCCTTGTTCCGTTTTTGTACGATGGTTCTTTTTGGTAGACGCTTAAACCATGTCATCAGCATAGTGAAAGGCTTCAAGAGCTTTAATATTTTATCTCTTCTTGCTGTATAATTAGGGCATCTATTTATACACGGACAATCGGAACGTTCTCCGTTGCACGATGGGTCCCAGTGTCCATAGCAGGCTTTCCGTTCTTTACAAGGAGATTTAAACATATCAAATTAAGTACTTAACTTGGCTTTTACCATTTAATGATTAACCAGATCACCAGAATAACGAACACAACAATAATAATCCATTCCAAAAGCATAGCGATTGAGTAGTTAATTTAGGATACAAACAGCTTCTTCTCATATTTTCTTAGCATACGGTCAAACACATGACACTCTGAAGTACGAGAACAAAATGAACAGCAACGGCTGTCAAAGAACTCTAGCTTGCAATTCTTCTTCTCTTCCATCATACTCTATACCTTTTTATTTTTTTTACAGTTATTTGTCGTTGTGATGTACACAGAGAGCTAAAATATGGAACTATTTTTTCCCTTTCCTAATCCTAATCGGATCAAAGGTGTCCTCTGCATAACTGTATTTATACCTGCATCCTTTTGAGTAGTCATCATTGAGAAAGAGTTTAAGTTGCCAGGACTTAAAACGAACCTGTTGTTTCGTGTTAGGCGTGATGACTAAGGAATCCCTAAGCTTGTCAAAGTTACATTGACTGATCAACTCATCGCGGGATAAGCCTCTATCTTCTTCTATTTCAATAAAACAATCGTCCATCAGCAAAAACGATATAGGGTAACATTCTATTCATTAGAATTCGTCCAAAGATCTGAAATTATTTCGCTTTTTGAAATAGACTTTGATACTTGAGGAAGGTAATGGTTAATTTAAAAGGATAGATCTAACAACAAAGAAGCGGAAAAGCTATCATAACTTCCACGCCACCATTGTCTTCGATGAACAAACAAGGAACGAATATAGAAATCTTTAAAATAAAACAAGAAAAGCCAGCAAAACTATGCTGACTTCTCCTGACAAGAGCAAAAAATAAATTTGGAAATAATTGCTAGTCCGAAGGTAATAAAAATTATCGTACTTTATTTATCATCATAGTGTCCCCAAAGATTAGTTACCCTTACTTTGCCTGGTTCTTCTATTTCGTATACCATACAGTTACAGTAGCGTTCATCAATTCTGCGAGACCAAACATCTCCAACACTGTGTTTTAAATGTTTAGGCTTTCCAATTCCATATCTTCGAGGGTTAATAGCTAAATCATTTAGCATACGTTTGATTCTATCTAAACAAGATGGATTACTATCTTTTTCATGCCTTGCTACTCCTCTATAGTATCTGAGGACAATCTCACAATATAAGTTTCCTTACCATTCACATTACTTTTCTCTTTCTCTTGCCTCCATTCTTGCTATCATTTGATCCAACTTTTCCATAAATACTTCATCACAAATGGTACATTTCCCTTCTCGGTCTTCTTGACGAGTCTTCTCAATTCTTCGATCTAGCTCTTCCATTGAATACAAGTACGGATCTTCTTTTTCTGTTTCAGTATTTCCCTTCATATCTAAATCAATCGGTAAAAGATTGGGGTCAATATTCAATTGATAATCCTTATCCGTTTTTTTTCCGTTCTCTCTTTTACTATTCCCATGATATTGTTACTTCTTAAAGTTTATATAGCATGCATTATTAAAGATAGGTATATTATTCATTACTCTTTTTACAGAAGAAGTGGATTAAAGTAAAACTTGAAGTTATACGGGAATTTATAAGGTTTAGATACAAATGTTAATAATAGGTGTATTTACTTACAGCCTTTCTATCTATGTAGGACTACATTTTATCCGATTTTCACAGTCTATTACTATCTGTACTTGTGGTTTTTGCTACATTTTTACATCAAAATGCCTATTTATTGCTTCTATTTATGGGTACACATATGGTGTTCATCATTAAATAATAAATATTTTCCATTCTTTTCTTTTTCTTGAAAAACCTGTTATATCAGGATGGATGATTAGTCTCTGCAGTCTTTATTCATCCTATTTCTCCCAGTTATATCAAAAGGATATTGATTACAACTCCATCCGTACAGATATTTTTTTTGATAATTATCGTTGAAGAAGAACTTTAACTAAAAAGGTTTAAATCTAAATCACACAGTACACCATATTCATAATACTTAACAATGTAAAACTACATATATAAGTACTTGTTGTAATTATCTACAGCTTTTTCTTAAGGCTAGGACCACAATTAAGTCAAATCTTACTACCAATTGCTACTTTTATAGGTACATCTATAATAGATTTTCTTTTCTTTGTGGTTTTTGATATAGATTTACTGAACCTATTTTAGGTAAATAACCTGTTTAATCTTTATAAATTATGGGTACATTGAAAGATTGGTTGTTGTTGTTCTTCACTAGAAGGAAAAAACCAGTAGAAGCTAAGGTCATGAAAGAGGTCAATCCGAATATTGCGAATGACCTTCCTTTTTTATTCCCAAAAGAATCTTTGCTCCCCAGCGAATTCATTCAGTCCTATCTGTTATCAGCTTCAAAACGTCCTTTCTCTGAAGGAGAGAAAAATGTCCTATATAGATTGGTAGAATGCATACAACTAGACAAAGAAGACCAACACATGGATTCTTTTCTTAGGAAAAATCCAAATGGAGAGGTGGATATTGCTCTGTTTTTGAAGGACGGAGAGGATTTAATGCAGATAAAAAAATCTCTAGATGAACTGCAGAAGCGTACAATCCACTATGAAGCCGAAGGGGTATGGACTACTATCCATCTTCTTCTCAAACCAAGAATGTCTCAATCCAACCGTACTGTAACTCTTCGTCTATATCAGGAGGTATATGAGGCATTGTTACATCTTCCCTATAAAGAACAGATGAAGGAACTAGAGGCTATTATGTCATTCAGAAGTATCTATACTAAGCGGTTTTATGAACTGCTCAAAGGACAGAATAACTCAATACACTACAACATGGAAAATATA contains the following coding sequences:
- a CDS encoding replication initiation protein is translated as MGTLKDWLLLFFTRRKKPVEAKVMKEVNPNIANDLPFLFPKESLLPSEFIQSYLLSASKRPFSEGEKNVLYRLVECIQLDKEDQHMDSFLRKNPNGEVDIALFLKDGEDLMQIKKSLDELQKRTIHYEAEGVWTTIHLLLKPRMSQSNRTVTLRLYQEVYEALLHLPYKEQMKELEAIMSFRSIYTKRFYELLKGQNNSIHYNMENIRTLLGVENKYKKTNNFLTRVIDTAMKELNQKGTFSFTYQLEYEKKHNPKGGNKKVIGIIITPVYHPEQMDNISPMQETKQQLSESDEQNSVRTVLRSMFGFSGDDLVRLTDVVLKNGGHSYLAKLLQSCKGNIEKVNEKLKQLS
- a CDS encoding type II toxin-antitoxin system YoeB family toxin; the encoded protein is MVLRYYRGVARHEKDSNPSCLDRIKRMLNDLAINPRRYGIGKPKHLKHSVGDVWSRRIDERYCNCMVYEIEEPGKVRVTNLWGHYDDK